A part of Primulina eburnea isolate SZY01 chromosome 10, ASM2296580v1, whole genome shotgun sequence genomic DNA contains:
- the LOC140842901 gene encoding uncharacterized protein, which produces MTVVEYASQFSALLAYVPHVASSDRNKLSHFMQGLNRTICTLVVAGAPVNYTDAVEKAKNVEASLLLAEPQSNQPGFPQSFGGNVPMSVGAPLYRPLLTYQPLQPYQQSNQQNYKCTGVQGSCNICGQVGHYARVYPNTARQQFQQPQFGQGFRGQATRPFVPTQSFHQSSYPQPRGSANQCFLGPHQAQVHALTQDQDQVQDAQGGVITDICLIFNHPARILIDTGASHSFISVGFADEHEIATNPLIDTVSVSTPAGVCLMSHEIVLNCVIRFDDNIMITNLIKLDMSDCDCILGVDTLSNYRATVDCFHGVVRFRPYYGSKWNFYGSDSESRIPLVSAMEMFRILSTGNEGFMIYTVDATQGKRFEVSDIPVVKEFPDVFFDEFPGFPAQREIGFSIELVSGTNPISRAPYRLAPAELKELKEKLQDF; this is translated from the exons ATGACTGTAGTGGAGTATGCCTCTCAATTCTCAGCGCTTCTTGCCTATGTTCCTCATGTTGCTAGCAGTGATCGGAACAAGCTATCACATTTTATGCAAGGATTGAATCGAACCATTTGTACTTTGGTAGTAGCTGGAGCGCCTGTTAATTATACCGATGCCGTTGAGAAAGCCAAGAATGTTGAGGCAAGCTTACTTTTGGCAGAACCACAGTCAAATCAACCAGGTTTTCCTCAGAGTTTCGGAGGTAATGTGCCAATGTCAGTGGGTGCACCACTATACCGTCCTTTACTGACGTATCAGCCTTTGCAGCCATATCAGCAATCCAACCAGCAAAACTATAAG TGTACTGGAGTTCAAGGATCTTGTAATATTTGTGGGCAAGTTGGACATTATGCTAGAGTATATCCGAATACAGCAAGACAACAATTTCAGCAACCTCAGTTTGGTCAGGGTTTTAGAGGACAAGCAACTAGGCCTTTTGTTCCTACTCAGTCTTTTCATCAGTCTAGCTATCCTCAGCCTAGAGGTTCTGCAAATCAGTGTTTCCTAGGGCCACATCAGGCTCAAGTTCATGCTCTAACTCAAGATCAAGATCAAGTTCAAGACGCACAGGGAGGAGTTATCACAGATATCTGCCTTATTTTTAATCATCCTGCGCGCATACTGATAgacacaggagcatctcattcatttatATCTGTTGGATTTGCTGATGAGCATGAGATTGCTACTAATCCATTGATAGATACTGTGTCAGTCTCTACTCCTGCCGGTGTATGTTTGATGTCTCATGAGATAGTTCTgaattgtgtgattagattcgatgataatattatgataactaatctcATCAAGCTAGATATGTCTGACTGTGACTGTATTCTGGGAGTGGATACTCTGTCTAATTATcgagctaccgttgattgtttccatggagttgtcagattcagaccgtaTTATGGTAGTAAATGGAATTTTTACGGTAGTGATTCAGAATCACGTATTCCATTAGTGTCAGCAATGGAAATGTTTAGAATCTTGTCGACAGGAAATGAAGGATTCATGATCTATACAGTTGATGCGACTCAGGGAAAAAGATTTGAAGTTTCTGATATTCCTGTTGTCAAGGAATTCCCTGATGTATTTTTCGATGAATTTCCTGGATTTCCAGCCCAGAGGGAAATTGGTTTTAGCATTGAGTTGGTGTCCGGGACAAatcctatttcgagagcaccATATCGTTTGGCTCCAGCggaattgaaagaactcaaagagaaATTACAGGACTTCTAG